One genomic window of Mucilaginibacter sp. SJ includes the following:
- a CDS encoding class II glutamine amidotransferase → MSDQIKHECGVAFIRLLKPLSYYQKKYGTALYGLNKLYLLMEKQHNRGQDGAGVATIKLDIEPGKRYISRHRSMASNAVADIFEYIQKKFADIQKETPEKMADAEWLKEHVSFTGEVLLGHLRYGTHGKNSIESCHPFLRQNNWMTRNLVIAGNFNMTNVDELLQQLYALGQHPKEKADTVTVLEKIGHFIDTENQGLFDQYKREGLDDNREISKLIANDMDVAKILRKSAKNWDGGYTIAGILGHGDAFVMRDPVGIRPAFYYYNDEIVVAASERPAIQTAFNVPMEEIREIRPGHALIVKKNGKITEDMFSEPKEKKACSFERIYFSRGSDSAIYRERKQLGRLLCPQILDFVNHDIKNTVFSYIPNTAEVAFYGMVEGMHKYVKKYQHEKLLELGSDITEEKLTEILQVAPRVEKIAIKDVKLRTFITQDADRSEMVAHVYDTTYGLIKKGTDTLVVLDDSIVRGTTLKQSILKILDRLGPKKVVVVSSAPQIRYPDCYGIDMSRMGEFVAFEAAISLLKEMDREDVILDVYQKCKDSQKLPKEEVENYVKEIYALFTDQQISDRIAQIITPKNVNCEVQVIYQTLDNLHIACPDNLGDWYFSGDYPTPGGNKVVNRAFVNWMEGKNQRAYM, encoded by the coding sequence ATGAGCGATCAGATTAAACATGAATGCGGTGTGGCATTTATCCGCTTACTAAAGCCACTATCTTATTATCAGAAAAAGTACGGAACTGCACTGTACGGCCTGAACAAACTTTATCTCTTAATGGAAAAACAACACAACCGCGGCCAGGATGGCGCAGGTGTTGCTACCATTAAACTGGATATTGAACCTGGCAAAAGATACATCAGCCGTCACCGCTCAATGGCCTCAAATGCCGTTGCCGATATTTTTGAATATATCCAAAAGAAATTTGCGGACATTCAGAAAGAGACCCCCGAAAAAATGGCGGACGCTGAGTGGCTTAAAGAACATGTTAGCTTTACCGGCGAGGTTTTGTTAGGGCACCTGCGTTATGGTACCCATGGCAAAAACAGCATTGAAAGCTGCCATCCGTTTTTAAGACAAAACAACTGGATGACCCGTAACCTGGTTATTGCCGGTAATTTTAACATGACCAATGTTGATGAATTACTGCAACAACTGTATGCATTAGGCCAGCATCCAAAAGAAAAAGCCGATACGGTTACAGTGCTCGAGAAAATAGGGCACTTTATCGATACCGAAAACCAGGGCTTATTTGATCAGTACAAACGCGAAGGATTGGACGATAACAGGGAGATCAGTAAGCTTATAGCTAATGATATGGATGTTGCCAAGATCCTCCGTAAATCTGCAAAGAACTGGGATGGTGGCTATACCATTGCCGGGATCCTGGGCCATGGTGATGCTTTTGTAATGCGCGATCCGGTGGGTATCCGTCCGGCATTTTATTATTATAATGATGAGATCGTTGTTGCGGCGTCTGAACGCCCCGCTATCCAAACGGCATTTAACGTGCCGATGGAGGAGATCAGGGAAATCAGGCCCGGCCACGCGCTGATCGTTAAAAAGAATGGTAAGATAACCGAGGATATGTTCAGCGAGCCAAAAGAAAAGAAAGCCTGTTCTTTTGAGCGGATCTACTTTTCGCGCGGCAGCGATTCGGCCATTTACCGTGAGCGTAAGCAATTAGGTCGCCTGCTTTGCCCGCAGATATTGGATTTCGTGAATCATGATATTAAAAACACGGTATTCTCTTACATACCAAACACCGCCGAAGTTGCCTTTTATGGCATGGTTGAGGGCATGCATAAGTATGTAAAGAAATATCAGCACGAAAAACTGCTTGAGCTTGGAAGCGACATTACCGAAGAAAAGCTTACCGAAATATTACAGGTAGCTCCAAGGGTTGAAAAAATAGCCATTAAGGATGTTAAACTGCGTACTTTCATTACCCAGGACGCGGATCGCAGCGAAATGGTGGCACACGTATACGATACTACTTACGGATTGATCAAAAAAGGCACCGATACCTTAGTGGTATTGGATGACTCTATAGTTCGTGGTACTACACTAAAACAAAGTATCCTGAAAATTCTTGACAGGCTTGGCCCTAAAAAAGTAGTTGTGGTTTCGTCTGCTCCGCAGATCCGTTACCCCGATTGCTATGGTATTGACATGTCACGTATGGGTGAGTTTGTGGCCTTTGAGGCAGCAATCAGCCTGTTAAAAGAGATGGACAGGGAAGATGTGATCCTGGATGTTTATCAAAAATGTAAAGACAGCCAGAAACTGCCGAAGGAAGAAGTTGAAAATTATGTGAAAGAGATTTATGCCTTGTTTACCGATCAGCAGATCTCTGACCGTATTGCGCAGATCATCACACCTAAAAATGTGAATTGCGAGGTACAGGTAATTTATCAAACATTAGACAACCTGCATATTGCTTGCCCTGATAACCTTGGCGATTGGTATTTTAGTGGTGATTACCCAACTCCGGGCGGTAACAAGGTTGTTAACCGCGCCTTTGTTAACTGGATGGAAGGTAAAAACCAAAGAGCTTATATGTAA
- a CDS encoding amidohydrolase family protein: MKTPLLLFAAFSALITNANAQTDLPTDSGTFFLHKFEQHIGKETYYVHKYKDAIHYNIDFKFVDRGSPVPLTAELKVNPVADPLELTIKGNTSRFSTIDDQVTIRGSKAAIRVNDSSYTQKVLPLSFPVAGYSPGTVQQVLIQYWNKHKQPASIHTLPFGAVQIKKAGIDQLTFNGKPLTLNRLTISGLVWGNELVWTDNEGKLICLITNDAEGDKLEMMRVPYEELLPQLISKAATYGMELFAKAASPPGMADKVTAVTGGNLIDVNTGISIPNAVVLIENGIIKQTGKVGEVKIPAGAKLIDAKGKTILPGLWDMHSHFEQAEWGPAYLAAGVTTVRDCGNEFGYINAIKAAIDGGKGVGPNIIKAGIIDGKGPYALGIIQADTKEEAIKAVDRYKENGFQQIKIYSSVKPAIVKVICDEAHRLGLTVTGHIPQGMTLQQGVDSGMNMVNHIQYVYSIMKRDKDRSVIFDDSVSIAAIKFIKDHHVVIDPTIGVFELAFRNVKDDITKLEPNYYTLPLPLQALFKNMGEEPEKAAGLKPLYESMKKTVKVLHDAGVTIVAGTDMGFPGYSLDRELELYVEAGLTPAQAIKTATITPAIVMGLDKITGSVEAGKQADLVIIDGDPLRNIREIRKVSVVIKEGRIYDPVKLHQMVGFKK, translated from the coding sequence ATGAAAACACCTTTATTATTATTTGCCGCCTTTTCGGCCTTAATAACAAACGCCAACGCCCAAACCGATTTGCCAACCGATAGTGGTACCTTTTTTCTGCATAAGTTTGAGCAACACATTGGTAAGGAAACCTATTACGTGCACAAGTATAAAGATGCTATTCATTATAATATCGATTTTAAGTTCGTTGACCGCGGTTCGCCGGTGCCGCTTACTGCCGAGTTGAAGGTGAACCCCGTAGCCGATCCGCTGGAATTGACCATAAAAGGCAATACTTCAAGGTTTTCGACCATTGATGATCAGGTGACCATTCGCGGATCTAAAGCAGCTATCAGGGTTAATGATTCATCTTATACACAAAAAGTACTGCCGCTCAGCTTCCCGGTAGCGGGCTATTCGCCGGGCACTGTGCAGCAGGTGCTCATCCAATATTGGAATAAACATAAACAACCTGCAAGTATCCATACACTGCCATTTGGCGCGGTACAGATCAAAAAAGCAGGCATTGATCAGCTTACGTTTAACGGTAAACCGCTTACACTTAACCGGCTCACCATAAGCGGACTGGTTTGGGGCAACGAATTGGTTTGGACTGATAATGAAGGTAAACTTATTTGCCTGATCACTAATGATGCCGAAGGCGACAAACTGGAAATGATGCGGGTGCCTTACGAAGAGCTGTTACCGCAGCTCATCAGCAAGGCGGCTACCTACGGTATGGAACTGTTTGCCAAGGCAGCTTCACCACCAGGTATGGCTGATAAAGTGACAGCTGTTACTGGTGGCAATCTAATTGACGTAAATACAGGTATAAGCATACCTAATGCTGTTGTATTGATAGAAAATGGCATTATCAAACAAACAGGCAAGGTTGGTGAGGTTAAAATACCGGCAGGGGCTAAGCTCATTGACGCCAAAGGGAAAACCATTTTACCGGGCCTGTGGGATATGCACTCGCACTTTGAGCAGGCCGAGTGGGGGCCGGCCTACCTTGCAGCAGGGGTAACTACCGTGCGCGATTGCGGCAACGAATTTGGGTATATTAATGCTATAAAAGCCGCTATTGATGGCGGCAAAGGCGTTGGCCCTAACATTATTAAAGCCGGCATTATTGACGGCAAAGGGCCTTATGCATTGGGGATAATCCAGGCTGATACTAAGGAAGAGGCTATAAAGGCAGTAGACCGTTATAAAGAAAATGGCTTTCAGCAGATCAAGATCTATAGTTCGGTAAAACCGGCTATAGTTAAAGTTATTTGTGATGAGGCACACCGATTGGGTTTAACCGTAACAGGCCATATCCCGCAGGGGATGACCCTGCAGCAAGGGGTTGATTCGGGGATGAATATGGTTAACCATATTCAGTATGTGTATTCCATAATGAAGCGGGATAAGGATAGATCGGTTATTTTCGATGATTCGGTAAGTATCGCGGCTATTAAGTTTATAAAAGACCATCACGTGGTAATTGATCCTACCATAGGTGTTTTCGAGCTTGCGTTCCGCAATGTTAAGGATGATATAACCAAATTGGAGCCTAACTATTATACCCTACCGTTGCCGCTCCAGGCATTGTTTAAAAACATGGGCGAAGAACCGGAGAAGGCCGCTGGGCTGAAACCCTTGTATGAAAGCATGAAGAAAACCGTTAAGGTATTGCATGATGCCGGAGTTACTATTGTCGCGGGCACAGATATGGGGTTCCCCGGCTATAGTCTTGACCGCGAACTTGAATTATATGTTGAAGCCGGTCTTACCCCGGCGCAGGCTATCAAAACAGCAACGATAACACCTGCTATAGTTATGGGGCTTGATAAAATAACAGGTTCGGTTGAAGCGGGAAAGCAAGCCGACCTTGTTATTATCGATGGTGATCCACTGCGCAATATCAGGGAGATCAGGAAGGTATCAGTAGTAATAAAAGAGGGCAGGATCTATGACCCGGTTAAGCTGCACCAGATGGTTGGGTTTAAGAAATAG
- a CDS encoding alpha-ketoglutarate-dependent dioxygenase AlkB family protein produces MDLFNNDQLNLFGAPKNLLPFNGEVLLYPHFYKDDVFTRLVEETPWKQDKMKIYGKEVNFPRLTAWYGERDEVYVYSGVVNVPVKFSPLLNSIKQAAEQQCGHRFNTALLNYYRDGSDSMGWHSDDESELGDNPVIASVSFGASRVFQFKHKRQKNAKASVVLNNGDLLIMQGQTQHHWLHQVPKTSRMQGARINITFRRIG; encoded by the coding sequence ATGGATCTATTCAATAATGACCAGCTGAACCTGTTTGGTGCGCCAAAAAACCTATTACCTTTTAATGGTGAGGTATTGCTTTATCCCCATTTTTATAAGGACGATGTATTTACGCGGCTGGTTGAGGAAACCCCATGGAAGCAGGATAAAATGAAGATCTATGGCAAGGAGGTGAACTTCCCGCGGCTTACGGCCTGGTACGGAGAGCGCGATGAAGTATATGTATATTCAGGTGTGGTAAATGTGCCGGTTAAGTTTAGTCCGCTGCTTAATAGCATTAAGCAGGCGGCGGAGCAGCAGTGCGGTCACCGGTTTAATACAGCGCTGCTTAATTATTATCGTGATGGCAGCGATAGCATGGGTTGGCATAGTGATGATGAAAGCGAACTTGGCGATAACCCTGTCATAGCTTCGGTATCATTTGGTGCTTCGCGGGTTTTTCAGTTTAAACATAAGCGGCAAAAGAATGCTAAAGCCTCTGTCGTACTTAACAACGGTGATCTGCTGATCATGCAGGGGCAAACACAGCATCACTGGCTTCATCAGGTACCCAAAACAAGCAGGATGCAGGGGGCAAGGATTAATATAACGTTTAGAAGAATTGGGTAA
- a CDS encoding KUP/HAK/KT family potassium transporter, with protein MNSHVKQLTFAGMIVTLGIIFGDIGTSPLYVFQTLLVEGGKVNSALVLGSISCIFWTLTLQTTFKYIVITLQADNKGEGGIFSLYALVRRYGKWLAIPAIIGAGTLLADGIITPPISVTSAIEGLNLVPAFSTVIVPGNNLILIIVITIILLLFFFQQFGTKVVGSAFGPVMLMWFIMLGVLGSIQVAHFPTIFKALNPYYGAHLLMDHPKGFWLLGAVFLCTTGAEALYSDLGHCGRRNIQVSWIFVKTTLILNYLGQGAWVLSQAPDKNFTGVNPFFEIVPHFFLLPAIALATLATIIASQALISGSFTLISEAVSMNFWPRITIKYPSNIRGQIYIPSINWMLCIGCILVSLYFRTSSAMTAAYGFSITIAMLSTTILMYYFMRYVKHWPVWLVTIILCLFVTVEFSFFVANAVKILKRLFFVGFEVGLIFTMYTWFKARKINNRFLNFTDIKEKLPLLNALSNDTTINKYATHLIYLTKANNGKQIEEKIIYSIMSRRPKRADTYWFVHIERTDEPYTMEYSVDQIEPGKVIRIEFRLGFRIQPRVNVLFRKVVEDMVERGEVNITSQYESLKQYNMAADFRFVIMEKFLSYNNLFNVSESFILNSYFAIKKLAQSEAKAFGLDTSETRIEKIPLVVKPVNNIHIKRVDPVTHKAVEGMGKKVFA; from the coding sequence ATGAATTCGCACGTTAAGCAACTCACTTTCGCGGGTATGATCGTTACCCTCGGTATTATTTTTGGCGATATCGGTACCTCTCCTCTTTATGTTTTTCAAACCCTGTTGGTTGAAGGCGGTAAGGTAAACTCCGCGCTGGTATTAGGCTCTATTTCCTGTATCTTCTGGACACTCACTTTGCAAACCACATTCAAGTATATCGTTATTACGCTGCAGGCTGATAACAAAGGCGAGGGCGGTATTTTTTCATTATATGCGCTGGTAAGGCGTTATGGCAAATGGCTGGCCATTCCTGCCATTATAGGCGCGGGTACTCTACTTGCCGATGGTATCATCACCCCGCCCATCTCTGTAACCTCGGCAATTGAGGGTTTAAATTTAGTACCGGCATTTTCAACCGTTATTGTCCCCGGCAATAACCTGATCCTCATTATTGTAATTACCATCATTTTATTGCTGTTCTTTTTTCAGCAGTTTGGTACCAAGGTGGTTGGCTCGGCATTCGGCCCGGTTATGCTGATGTGGTTTATCATGCTGGGTGTATTGGGCAGTATACAGGTAGCACATTTCCCCACTATTTTTAAAGCTCTCAATCCTTATTATGGCGCCCATTTACTGATGGACCATCCTAAAGGTTTCTGGCTGTTAGGCGCGGTATTTTTATGTACTACAGGTGCCGAAGCCCTGTACTCCGACCTGGGCCATTGCGGCAGGCGTAACATCCAGGTAAGCTGGATCTTTGTAAAAACAACCCTGATATTAAACTACCTGGGGCAGGGCGCCTGGGTGCTGTCACAAGCTCCGGATAAGAACTTTACCGGCGTTAACCCATTCTTTGAAATCGTTCCTCATTTCTTCTTATTACCCGCGATAGCTTTGGCAACATTGGCAACCATTATTGCCAGCCAGGCTTTGATCAGCGGCTCGTTTACGCTCATCAGTGAGGCGGTAAGCATGAACTTTTGGCCAAGGATCACCATCAAATACCCGTCAAATATCCGCGGGCAGATCTATATCCCCAGCATTAACTGGATGCTGTGCATCGGCTGCATCCTGGTATCGCTGTATTTCCGTACCTCAAGCGCTATGACAGCTGCTTATGGCTTCAGCATCACCATTGCTATGCTTAGCACTACCATTTTAATGTATTACTTTATGCGCTATGTAAAGCACTGGCCTGTATGGCTGGTTACCATTATCCTATGCTTATTTGTAACCGTTGAATTCTCCTTTTTTGTAGCTAACGCCGTTAAGATCTTAAAACGTTTGTTTTTTGTGGGATTTGAAGTTGGCCTGATCTTTACGATGTACACCTGGTTTAAGGCCCGTAAAATCAATAACCGCTTCCTTAATTTTACCGATATTAAGGAGAAACTGCCTTTACTAAATGCGCTGAGCAATGATACTACCATAAACAAATACGCTACGCATCTGATCTATCTTACCAAAGCCAATAATGGCAAACAAATTGAAGAAAAGATCATCTACTCCATCATGAGCCGCCGTCCTAAACGCGCCGACACCTATTGGTTTGTGCACATTGAACGTACCGACGAGCCATATACCATGGAGTACAGTGTTGACCAAATTGAGCCGGGCAAGGTGATCCGGATCGAGTTCCGCCTCGGGTTCAGAATCCAGCCAAGGGTAAACGTACTATTCCGCAAAGTGGTAGAAGATATGGTTGAGCGCGGCGAAGTGAACATTACCAGCCAGTACGAATCATTGAAGCAATACAATATGGCTGCCGATTTCAGGTTTGTGATCATGGAAAAATTCCTGTCGTACAATAACCTGTTCAATGTATCGGAAAGCTTTATCCTCAACAGCTATTTTGCCATTAAAAAACTGGCCCAGTCGGAAGCTAAAGCTTTTGGACTTGATACCAGTGAAACACGAATTGAAAAGATCCCGCTGGTGGTAAAACCGGTTAATAATATCCACATAAAAAGGGTTGACCCGGTTACGCATAAAGCGGTTGAAGGTATGGGTAAGAAAGTTTTTGCGTAG
- a CDS encoding dihydrofolate reductase family protein encodes MRKLKLQMNLALNNKWDSGMSDFSIDNLKNVDCILHGRKTGEGFIPYWTAIANNPNDAEYKLGRRFADIPNVVFSNTLKVSPWDNTTIISGDIKAAIEALKKKNGKDILVYGGDSFVSSLIQHDLVDEFYLLVNPAEIGNGQQTFNPLKNDLELKLVNCKPFACGAVLLSYTRA; translated from the coding sequence ATGAGAAAGTTAAAATTACAAATGAACCTTGCACTCAACAATAAATGGGACAGCGGAATGTCTGATTTCAGTATCGACAATCTTAAGAATGTGGACTGTATTTTACATGGACGAAAAACAGGTGAAGGTTTTATTCCCTATTGGACAGCAATAGCAAACAACCCCAATGACGCTGAATATAAGCTGGGAAGGCGTTTCGCGGATATTCCAAATGTTGTTTTTTCAAACACCCTCAAAGTAAGCCCATGGGACAACACAACAATTATAAGCGGCGACATAAAAGCGGCGATAGAAGCATTGAAAAAGAAAAATGGTAAAGACATCCTTGTTTATGGAGGAGATTCGTTTGTATCATCCTTAATTCAGCATGATTTGGTTGATGAGTTTTATTTGCTTGTAAACCCCGCTGAAATTGGTAACGGACAACAAACCTTTAACCCTTTAAAAAATGATTTAGAGTTAAAATTGGTGAATTGTAAACCATTTGCCTGTGGTGCGGTTTTGCTTTCTTATACAAGGGCGTAA
- the ltrA gene encoding group II intron reverse transcriptase/maturase — MLEEILDYRNISKALKQVMSNKGAGGVDGMQTDELRDYLNEHWRPLKTSILEGSYQPSPVRKVEIPKPTGGRRMLGIPTVIDRLLQQAISQWLSPQYEPEFSKTSYGFRPGKNARQAVMQAQEYLNEGKTRIVELDLEKFFDRVNHDKLMGSLSRKVKDKRILALIGSYLRSGIMEGGVSSVRLEGTPQGSPLSPLLSNIMLDELDRELIRRGHSFVRYADDCSIYLKNWKSAHRVEGSIIRYVEKELKLKVNRTKTKVSAPAKSTLLGFSFYRSKGKWEIRLSNLTVKRIQGKIRRHTERKHPNPIAEKIRELETVIMGWINYFWIATAKSQMRMLDELVRTRLRICQWKQWKLPKARVKRLIKLGVKKRKAYEWGNSSKGYCRVAHSPILQTTLNNLYFNNLGYTGFENRYFWKTKHQLSIF; from the coding sequence ATGCTCGAAGAAATACTTGATTACAGGAACATCAGCAAAGCGCTGAAACAGGTAATGAGCAATAAAGGCGCTGGTGGGGTTGACGGTATGCAGACCGATGAACTTCGCGACTACCTGAACGAGCACTGGCGTCCGCTCAAAACAAGTATTTTAGAGGGCAGTTATCAACCAAGCCCGGTACGGAAAGTAGAAATCCCCAAGCCCACAGGCGGTCGCCGGATGTTAGGCATACCAACCGTAATCGACAGGCTCCTTCAACAAGCCATCAGTCAATGGCTAAGTCCGCAATACGAACCGGAGTTTTCCAAAACAAGTTACGGTTTCAGGCCAGGCAAGAACGCCCGTCAGGCGGTCATGCAGGCCCAGGAGTACCTCAATGAAGGTAAAACAAGGATAGTAGAGTTGGACTTGGAAAAGTTCTTCGACCGTGTCAACCACGACAAACTCATGGGATCGCTATCAAGAAAGGTAAAAGATAAACGCATCCTTGCGTTGATCGGCAGCTATCTGCGCAGCGGTATTATGGAAGGCGGGGTTTCAAGCGTCCGATTGGAAGGCACCCCACAGGGTTCACCGCTTAGCCCTCTACTTTCCAACATTATGTTAGATGAACTGGACAGAGAACTTATACGGCGCGGGCACAGCTTTGTGAGGTACGCCGACGATTGCAGCATCTACCTTAAGAACTGGAAATCAGCTCATAGGGTAGAAGGCAGTATTATCCGGTACGTAGAAAAGGAGCTTAAGCTAAAAGTGAACAGGACAAAGACGAAAGTCAGCGCCCCGGCGAAAAGCACGCTTTTAGGCTTCTCTTTCTATCGCAGCAAAGGAAAATGGGAGATACGGCTATCGAATCTGACGGTAAAACGGATTCAAGGTAAGATTCGCCGGCATACGGAGCGGAAGCACCCGAACCCAATAGCCGAAAAGATAAGAGAATTGGAGACGGTCATCATGGGCTGGATAAATTATTTTTGGATAGCCACGGCAAAATCGCAGATGCGAATGTTGGATGAACTGGTACGAACCCGTTTACGGATATGCCAATGGAAACAATGGAAGCTACCAAAAGCAAGGGTGAAGCGGCTAATAAAGCTGGGCGTTAAGAAAAGGAAAGCTTATGAGTGGGGAAATAGCAGTAAGGGATACTGTCGGGTAGCCCACAGCCCCATACTGCAAACCACGCTTAACAATCTGTACTTTAATAACTTAGGATACACAGGGTTCGAGAACAGATACTTTTGGAAAACTAAACACCAGTTATCTATATTCTGA
- a CDS encoding ammonium transporter encodes MKRYFPFFLILIILSLTFIFPSVDFKDSGHPNFNTGDIAWMLMSTALVLIMTPGLAFFYGGMVNKKNVISTMLQSIICMVIITVMWGIFGFSLAFGDSFYGLIGNPGTYFMMKGMLGNATWKAAPTIPLLLFAMYQLKFAIITPALITGAFAERIRFNSYIIFLVLFSIFIFSPLAHCTWHPDGILAKFGVLDFAGGTVVHMSAGWAALASALYLKRRNEANHSPARITYVMIGTGLLWFGWFGFNAGSAFGANALAVTALATSTTASAAAGVTWIFFDMLLGRKPSAMGTCIGAVVGLVAITPAAGFVSVPHSLAIGIISAVVSNLVVEWRTRTSIDDTLDVFPCHGVGGMVGMLLTGVFASQHVNANNTTGNGLFFGETHLFLVQLVALVCVSIFAFFGSLLLLKITDMISPLRVSAEEEEQGLDLSQHGEKL; translated from the coding sequence ATGAAGAGGTATTTCCCTTTTTTCCTGATCTTAATTATACTTTCACTTACTTTCATTTTTCCGTCGGTTGATTTTAAGGACTCCGGTCATCCGAATTTTAATACGGGTGATATCGCCTGGATGCTGATGTCGACGGCGCTGGTTTTGATCATGACACCCGGTCTCGCGTTTTTTTACGGAGGGATGGTTAATAAGAAGAATGTGATCTCCACCATGCTGCAAAGTATTATTTGTATGGTGATCATTACGGTAATGTGGGGGATCTTTGGTTTCAGCCTGGCCTTTGGCGATAGCTTTTATGGCCTGATCGGTAACCCGGGAACTTATTTCATGATGAAGGGCATGTTGGGTAACGCCACCTGGAAAGCCGCGCCAACTATTCCTTTACTGCTTTTTGCCATGTACCAGTTAAAATTCGCCATTATTACCCCGGCGCTTATCACCGGTGCATTTGCCGAGCGGATCCGTTTTAACTCATATATTATTTTCCTGGTACTGTTTTCTATTTTCATATTCTCGCCGCTGGCGCATTGCACCTGGCACCCGGATGGCATATTAGCCAAATTTGGTGTGCTTGACTTTGCAGGCGGTACGGTAGTACACATGTCGGCCGGATGGGCTGCCCTGGCATCGGCCTTATATTTAAAACGTCGTAACGAGGCTAATCATTCCCCCGCCCGGATTACCTATGTAATGATAGGTACGGGCTTGTTGTGGTTTGGCTGGTTTGGTTTCAATGCAGGTTCGGCTTTTGGGGCTAACGCGTTGGCCGTTACCGCTTTGGCAACCAGTACCACTGCTTCGGCAGCTGCAGGTGTTACCTGGATCTTTTTTGACATGCTGCTCGGCCGCAAACCATCTGCAATGGGTACCTGTATTGGCGCTGTTGTAGGTTTGGTGGCTATTACACCAGCGGCCGGCTTTGTATCTGTACCGCACTCGCTGGCTATCGGTATCATATCGGCCGTGGTGAGTAACCTGGTTGTGGAATGGCGTACCCGTACTTCTATTGATGATACGCTTGATGTATTCCCTTGTCATGGCGTTGGTGGTATGGTGGGGATGCTGTTAACCGGTGTATTTGCCAGTCAGCATGTAAATGCTAATAATACAACAGGCAACGGTTTGTTTTTTGGCGAGACGCACCTGTTCCTTGTACAGTTGGTAGCATTGGTGTGCGTATCGATATTCGCATTCTTTGGTTCATTATTATTGTTAAAGATCACCGACATGATCTCGCCGTTAAGAGTTTCTGCCGAAGAAGAAGAACAAGGCCTTGACCTCAGCCAGCACGGCGAAAAATTATAA